A genomic segment from bacterium encodes:
- a CDS encoding transposase, producing MARRGYAAEFRRRVVDLMEGGRRVSEIAAELGVSEQTIYTWRRQARIDAGLESGLTTSEQAELAAARRRIRELEAELAIHRRATELLEYDESTPN from the coding sequence ATGGCACGGAGAGGTTACGCGGCGGAGTTTCGGCGACGGGTCGTTGATCTCATGGAAGGCGGGCGGAGAGTGTCGGAGATTGCGGCAGAGCTCGGGGTGAGCGAGCAGACGATCTACACTTGGCGCCGGCAGGCACGTATCGACGCTGGTCTCGAGTCCGGGCTAACGACATCGGAGCAGGCCGAGCTCGCCGCAGCGAGACGGCGTATCCGCGAGCTCGAGGCCGAGCTGGCGATTCACCGTCGAGCGACCGAGCTGCTGGAATACGACGAGTCCACGCCGAACTGA